From Streptomyces sp. NBC_00370, a single genomic window includes:
- a CDS encoding membrane protein: protein MRAKITYLVTAAVLVVYFVLAGSRGVLLIRAGTPLTVTFGVAVLILPVIGVWFLWKNTQFVSRANRLAAELDAEGGLPVDELVRTPAGRIDRASADEVFARRRAETEDSPDDWRCWFRLAVAYHDARDTPRARTAMQRAIALHDGRPVRA from the coding sequence ATGCGCGCGAAGATCACTTACCTAGTCACGGCTGCCGTCCTGGTCGTCTACTTCGTCCTGGCCGGCAGCCGGGGCGTGCTGCTGATACGGGCGGGCACGCCCCTCACGGTCACCTTCGGTGTCGCCGTGCTGATCCTGCCCGTCATCGGCGTCTGGTTCCTCTGGAAGAACACCCAGTTCGTCAGCAGGGCCAACCGGCTGGCCGCCGAACTGGACGCCGAGGGCGGCCTGCCCGTCGACGAACTGGTCCGTACACCGGCCGGCCGCATCGACCGCGCTTCGGCCGACGAGGTCTTCGCCCGCCGCCGCGCCGAGACCGAGGACTCACCCGACGACTGGCGCTGCTGGTTCCGGCTCGCCGTCGCCTACCACGACGCCCGTGACACGCCACGGGCCCGCACAGCCATGCAGCGCGCGATCGCGCTCCACGACGGCAGGCCCGTACGCGCCTGA
- the dapB gene encoding 4-hydroxy-tetrahydrodipicolinate reductase, with translation MSELPTKLRVAVLGAQGRIGSEAVRAVEAADDLELVAALGRGDKLETLVEAGAQVAVELTTPASVMGNLDFCVRHGIHAVVGTTGWTDERLAQLETSLAASPQTGVLIAPNFSIGAVLTMKFSQTAARYFESVEIIELHHPNKTDAPSGTATRTAQLVAAARAEAGSGPQPDATVTALDGARGAEVDGVRVHSVRLRGLLAHQEVILGGEGETLTVRHDSLHHSSFMPGILLGARRVVSTPGLTFGLEHFLDLS, from the coding sequence ATGAGCGAACTGCCCACCAAGCTGCGCGTGGCCGTCCTCGGCGCCCAGGGCCGTATCGGCTCCGAGGCCGTACGGGCCGTCGAGGCCGCCGACGACCTGGAACTGGTCGCGGCCCTCGGCCGGGGCGACAAGCTGGAGACCCTGGTCGAGGCGGGCGCCCAGGTGGCGGTGGAGCTGACCACCCCCGCCTCGGTGATGGGCAACCTCGACTTCTGCGTACGGCACGGCATCCACGCCGTCGTCGGCACGACCGGATGGACCGACGAACGGCTCGCGCAGCTGGAGACCTCGCTGGCCGCCTCCCCGCAGACCGGTGTGCTGATCGCGCCGAACTTCTCCATCGGCGCCGTCCTCACGATGAAGTTCTCCCAGACGGCCGCCCGCTACTTCGAGTCCGTCGAGATCATCGAACTGCACCACCCGAACAAGACGGACGCCCCCTCCGGCACGGCGACCAGGACCGCCCAGCTCGTCGCCGCCGCGCGCGCGGAGGCGGGCAGCGGCCCGCAGCCCGACGCGACGGTCACAGCGCTGGACGGGGCGCGCGGCGCCGAGGTCGACGGCGTACGGGTGCACTCCGTACGTCTGCGGGGCCTCCTGGCCCACCAGGAGGTCATCCTGGGCGGCGAGGGGGAGACCCTCACCGTGCGCCACGACTCCCTGCACCACAGCAGCTTCATGCCGGGCATCCTGCTCGGCGCGCGCCGCGTGGTCTCCACCCCCGGCCTCACCTTCGGCCTGGAACACTTCCTCGACCTGAGCTGA